In Leptospira ellinghausenii, the following proteins share a genomic window:
- a CDS encoding response regulator transcription factor has product MKKQVYIVDDHPLVVDALQNLIAKSDDLACIGSADNIEKAFNDIEQMQPTLVLIDIQLKQNQNGLQLLKKLRTTFPNIAVIIISMLTDDTFVDRAFKLGAMGYVFKEDTTTQIVEAIHTVLKGDYFVSSSQATRLLGHLYRASQKDEKDPIDRLSNRELEVFLMIGEGMPVKEIAANMGLAPSTIETLRSRIKSKLSITENEKLIRVAVEWKYTQAKTDIVVS; this is encoded by the coding sequence ATGAAAAAACAAGTCTATATCGTTGATGACCATCCTCTTGTAGTAGATGCATTACAAAACCTAATCGCTAAATCTGATGATTTAGCGTGTATTGGAAGTGCAGATAATATTGAAAAAGCCTTTAACGATATAGAACAAATGCAACCTACACTTGTTTTGATTGATATCCAACTCAAACAAAACCAAAACGGATTGCAACTTCTGAAGAAACTTCGAACAACGTTTCCAAATATTGCCGTCATCATCATCAGTATGTTGACGGACGATACCTTTGTGGATCGTGCATTCAAATTAGGTGCAATGGGTTACGTGTTCAAAGAAGACACAACTACACAAATTGTAGAAGCAATTCACACCGTACTAAAAGGTGATTATTTTGTAAGTTCTTCCCAAGCGACAAGACTACTTGGGCATTTATACCGTGCTTCTCAAAAAGACGAAAAGGATCCAATTGATCGATTGTCCAATCGAGAGTTGGAAGTATTTCTTATGATTGGAGAAGGCATGCCTGTGAAGGAAATTGCAGCCAATATGGGACTTGCACCTTCTACAATTGAAACCTTACGTTCCCGAATCAAATCCAAACTTAGCATCACAGAAAACGAAAAATTGATTCGTGTGGCAGTGGAGTGGAAATACACCCAAGCCAAAACCGATATCGTTGTTTCGTAA
- a CDS encoding NAD(P)(+) transhydrogenase (Re/Si-specific) subunit beta: MELISILNLSYLIASILFIIGIKQLAHPKTASRGNLLGALGMFIAVVATLFDREILSYEWIAVGVLIGSVIGIILAIKIQMTAMPQLVAVLNGFGGIASVFVAGAALQLSIPKYETAVNYQEIVSIVFSAIVGGITFSGSFIAFGKLQGFITEKAVRYPGDQLVKILVGLTAVGLGVYGCIEPTDESIYWILSGVSLLLGIFLVIPIGGADMPVVISLLNSYSGIAASATGFVLNNNVLIISGSLVGASGIILTQIMCKAMNRSLTNVLFGGFGAVATEMKDDGDFYSGKVKSTSAEEVAMLLDVARSVVIVPGYGMAVAQAQHAVRDLYQLLTARGIDVTFAIHPVAGRMPGHMNVLLAEADIPYDRLKEMDEINSTFENVDVVIVNGANDVTNPLAKTDPKSPIAGMPILDVGNAKTVVVIKRSLSAGFAGVPNPLFIADNCLMLFGDGKKATQEMIAALKES, from the coding sequence ATGGAACTCATTAGCATTTTAAATTTATCCTACCTGATCGCTTCCATCCTATTCATCATTGGTATCAAACAATTAGCACATCCAAAGACCGCCTCTCGGGGAAATTTACTCGGTGCACTGGGGATGTTCATCGCAGTTGTAGCAACACTTTTCGACAGGGAAATACTTTCTTATGAATGGATCGCTGTTGGTGTTCTCATTGGATCTGTAATTGGAATTATCCTCGCTATCAAAATCCAAATGACTGCGATGCCTCAGCTTGTGGCCGTTCTCAATGGATTTGGTGGTATCGCATCTGTTTTTGTAGCTGGTGCTGCATTACAATTGTCGATTCCAAAATATGAGACAGCAGTGAATTACCAGGAAATCGTTTCGATTGTTTTCTCTGCTATCGTAGGAGGAATTACTTTCTCAGGAAGTTTTATCGCCTTCGGGAAGTTACAAGGTTTTATTACAGAAAAAGCAGTTCGTTACCCAGGTGACCAACTTGTTAAAATCTTAGTTGGACTCACTGCAGTTGGACTTGGTGTGTATGGTTGTATAGAGCCAACAGATGAGTCTATTTATTGGATCTTAAGTGGTGTAAGTTTACTTCTTGGAATTTTCCTAGTAATTCCAATTGGTGGAGCCGACATGCCAGTTGTGATTTCCCTCCTCAACTCATACTCAGGGATCGCGGCATCTGCAACAGGATTTGTTCTCAATAATAATGTACTGATCATTTCAGGATCACTCGTAGGAGCATCTGGAATCATTCTAACACAAATCATGTGTAAAGCGATGAACCGAAGTTTGACGAATGTTCTCTTTGGAGGATTCGGGGCTGTCGCTACAGAAATGAAAGATGATGGCGATTTTTACTCAGGTAAAGTCAAATCAACGAGTGCAGAAGAAGTGGCAATGTTACTTGATGTTGCAAGAAGTGTCGTAATTGTTCCAGGTTATGGTATGGCTGTGGCACAAGCACAACATGCAGTAAGAGATTTATACCAACTCTTAACAGCTCGTGGAATCGATGTTACTTTTGCGATCCATCCAGTTGCAGGTCGTATGCCTGGTCATATGAACGTATTACTGGCTGAAGCAGATATTCCTTATGATCGATTGAAAGAGATGGACGAGATCAATAGTACTTTCGAAAATGTTGATGTTGTAATCGTTAATGGCGCTAATGACGTAACGAACCCACTTGCAAAAACAGATCCAAAATCACCAATTGCTGGTATGCCGATCTTGGATGTTGGAAATGCAAAAACAGTCGTTGTGATCAAAAGAAGTTTGAGTGCTGGATTTGCGGGAGTTCCCAATCCACTCTTCATTGCTGACAACTGTTTGATGTTGTTTGGTGATGGTAAAAAAGCTACGCAAGAGATGATTGCAGCGTTAAAAGAATCTTAG
- a CDS encoding NAD(P) transhydrogenase subunit alpha — MEIFVTAVTIFVLAIFVGFEIITKIPPILHTPLMSGSNAISGITLIGALYAAGIQESNITKILGLLSVIFATINVVGGFLVTHRMLGMFKKKDAPK, encoded by the coding sequence ATGGAAATATTTGTTACAGCCGTCACGATTTTCGTTTTAGCGATCTTCGTGGGATTTGAAATCATCACAAAAATCCCTCCCATCCTCCACACCCCACTTATGTCGGGTTCTAACGCCATTTCCGGCATCACCCTCATCGGTGCATTATATGCTGCTGGAATCCAAGAGAGCAATATCACCAAAATTTTGGGCTTACTCTCTGTTATTTTTGCTACCATCAACGTTGTGGGCGGATTTCTCGTTACACATAGAATGCTTGGCATGTTTAAGAAAAAGGATGCACCGAAATAA
- a CDS encoding DUF1554 domain-containing protein, whose amino-acid sequence MFVPANQLNLGINLGISGLDNHCNNASDKPSGGGTYKAMVTTGNSRRACSTANCSGGTSEHINWVLKPNKEYRRFDGTTVVGTTNANGIFTFPLTNSPYHVVNFTDNIVTGMNSDWTNSSDDCSGWSGNTQSFAGGGYNNTSSNLINKGIYGCTTTTRALCVEQ is encoded by the coding sequence ATGTTTGTTCCCGCTAACCAACTGAATCTTGGGATTAATCTCGGTATCAGTGGTTTAGACAATCATTGCAATAATGCCTCAGATAAACCTTCTGGTGGTGGTACATACAAAGCAATGGTGACAACTGGAAACAGTAGGAGGGCATGTTCGACAGCAAATTGTTCTGGTGGAACATCAGAACATATCAATTGGGTATTAAAACCCAATAAAGAGTATAGACGATTCGATGGAACTACTGTTGTGGGAACTACCAATGCAAATGGTATTTTTACGTTTCCTTTAACGAATTCACCTTATCATGTTGTCAACTTTACAGACAATATTGTGACAGGGATGAATTCAGACTGGACAAATAGTTCTGACGACTGTTCGGGTTGGTCAGGAAATACTCAAAGTTTTGCTGGTGGGGGGTATAATAATACTAGTTCGAACTTAATAAATAAGGGAATTTATGGCTGTACAACCACGACAAGGGCGCTTTGCGTGGAACAATGA
- a CDS encoding DUF1554 domain-containing protein → MKIFKNIAISFFKSNVIIVSLILFTLISCETNNTDNTIATSALAIVANNSSTSSSATPSCATTGTCKIFITNSTAPVTAGVSGIDAHCNNATNKPSGGGTYKALVTDGTSRRACTSANCTTGGTSEHIDWVLKPNQQYKRKDGTTVIGTTNANGLFPIPLTNSMEPNLLNSSNYVITGINADWINSNDCENWTTRAPATSPNGLFGKHQETDMRAFAFAGTTCADLEDFYNAKAICVEQ, encoded by the coding sequence ATGAAAATTTTTAAAAACATAGCAATTTCTTTTTTCAAATCAAATGTAATCATAGTTAGCTTAATTTTATTCACACTCATTTCGTGCGAAACTAATAACACTGACAATACAATCGCAACGAGTGCACTTGCAATCGTTGCTAATAACAGTTCTACTTCTAGTAGTGCAACACCTTCTTGTGCAACAACAGGAACTTGTAAAATATTCATTACAAATTCAACGGCTCCTGTAACTGCAGGTGTTTCTGGCATTGATGCGCACTGTAATAATGCTACAAACAAACCTTCAGGTGGAGGGACTTACAAAGCTTTGGTAACTGATGGAACCTCCAGAAGAGCTTGTACTTCAGCAAATTGCACAACTGGTGGGACTTCTGAACATATCGATTGGGTTCTCAAACCAAACCAACAATACAAAAGAAAGGATGGAACCACAGTGATTGGAACCACCAATGCAAATGGTCTTTTTCCTATTCCACTGACCAATTCAATGGAACCAAATTTACTAAATTCTTCCAATTATGTGATTACAGGAATCAATGCCGACTGGATCAATAGCAATGATTGTGAAAATTGGACGACCAGAGCTCCAGCTACATCACCAAATGGACTCTTTGGAAAACATCAAGAAACAGATATGCGTGCTTTTGCGTTTGCTGGTACAACATGCGCTGACCTAGAAGATTTCTATAATGCGAAAGCCATTTGTGTAGAACAATAA
- a CDS encoding SBBP repeat-containing protein has product MRKYILIFFSILIIIFIFQCKPSVLNNPSDLQSKSFLETQILKCMLNGWDCIELPQNNQGNKQWTKIFGQSGTFQTFGNSTAVERSGNVYMVGTTTGSILGQTKISPTSENDILIAKFKPDGQLIWAKQTGSTVTSSTYVELSHIDIFGNLYLIGSANTPFNELGSIGAGSLLIKVNSSGVILWTRVVPTGGETLGYGVTSDPWGNVYITGNTEEQLLNGQSATGARNTFIFKYNPVGDLVWTKLFDSTGINSYGQNIQYEATTQSLIVSGQISATAQLFNKTPPGNVTDSYIVAFELNGNLRWVQFLGGTGITTQIRTMSVDQKGSIYVAGDTNGNLEGITKSGTTVQFLTRFNVFGEKVWTKLLGGGGSSVTMVNGLYSDNSGHVYAFGGTNGNLFGISKLGNNDAYLTKYDANGNLEWIRLSGNTSIDLTGRGISSDRFGVLYVTGYTSGSFDGQNKLGTYDAFLIKYE; this is encoded by the coding sequence ATGCGGAAGTATATTCTAATATTCTTTTCTATTCTTATCATTATTTTTATATTTCAATGTAAACCATCTGTATTAAATAATCCTTCTGATCTCCAATCAAAATCATTTTTGGAAACACAGATTTTGAAATGTATGTTGAATGGTTGGGATTGTATTGAGCTGCCACAAAACAACCAAGGGAACAAACAGTGGACCAAAATTTTTGGTCAATCTGGCACTTTTCAAACATTTGGAAATTCAACTGCAGTAGAACGAAGTGGAAATGTATACATGGTAGGGACTACCACTGGATCTATTCTTGGACAAACCAAAATATCACCCACTTCAGAAAATGATATTCTCATCGCAAAATTCAAACCAGATGGTCAATTGATTTGGGCAAAACAAACAGGTAGCACTGTTACAAGTTCAACCTATGTGGAGTTGTCCCATATCGATATATTTGGTAATTTATATCTGATCGGTTCTGCTAACACTCCATTCAATGAACTTGGATCAATTGGAGCTGGTTCTTTACTAATCAAAGTGAATAGTTCTGGAGTGATTCTTTGGACAAGAGTTGTCCCTACTGGTGGCGAAACATTAGGGTATGGAGTCACATCTGATCCATGGGGAAATGTATATATTACTGGAAATACAGAAGAACAACTGTTAAACGGTCAATCTGCAACAGGTGCACGAAATACCTTCATTTTTAAATATAATCCAGTTGGAGATTTAGTTTGGACAAAACTTTTTGATAGCACTGGGATTAATTCCTATGGGCAAAATATTCAGTATGAAGCCACAACTCAGTCTTTAATCGTGTCTGGGCAAATTAGTGCAACAGCTCAATTGTTTAATAAAACTCCACCTGGAAACGTAACTGATTCATACATCGTAGCATTTGAGTTAAATGGTAATTTGAGATGGGTTCAATTTTTAGGTGGAACAGGAATTACAACTCAAATTCGAACTATGTCTGTCGACCAAAAAGGATCCATTTATGTAGCTGGTGATACGAATGGAAATTTGGAAGGTATAACCAAAAGTGGTACAACAGTTCAATTTTTAACTCGTTTCAATGTTTTTGGTGAGAAAGTTTGGACAAAACTGTTAGGTGGTGGTGGATCCAGTGTTACGATGGTCAATGGTCTTTATTCAGATAATTCAGGTCATGTGTATGCATTTGGTGGAACAAATGGTAACTTATTCGGTATCAGCAAATTAGGAAATAATGATGCTTATTTGACTAAATATGATGCAAATGGGAATTTAGAATGGATTCGATTATCAGGGAATACATCCATTGATTTGACGGGCCGAGGGATTTCTTCGGATCGTTTTGGGGTTTTGTATGTCACAGGATATACATCCGGAAGTTTTGATGGCCAAAACAAACTAGGGACATACGACGCATTTCTCATCAAATATGAATGA
- the queC gene encoding 7-cyano-7-deazaguanine synthase QueC — MVSVSDSSQKSKFEKKGAVVLLSGGLDSTTCLYVAAKEFGYPKNKKLPILALSFDYSQKHKIELIKSKKIAKELGVKHVIQKLDPGFFLGSSLTEKKIKVRKNAKSLFNGNDKEIPNTYVPGRNILFLSFALSLAEGHGYDSIYIGVNALDYSGYPDCRPEFIESFQKMANLGTKKGVSGIGDSIQIRTPLLHLGKKEIIELGIQVDAPLHLTHSCYDPVVGKPCGKCDSCILRAKGFLEVGLPDPALKS; from the coding sequence ATGGTTTCCGTTTCGGATTCCTCACAAAAATCCAAATTTGAAAAAAAAGGTGCCGTCGTACTGTTGTCAGGAGGGCTTGACTCTACTACTTGTCTCTACGTTGCAGCAAAAGAATTTGGATACCCAAAAAACAAAAAATTACCAATCCTCGCCCTTTCGTTTGATTATTCCCAAAAACATAAAATTGAACTCATCAAAAGTAAAAAAATAGCAAAAGAGCTCGGAGTCAAACATGTGATCCAAAAATTGGATCCTGGATTTTTTTTAGGAAGTTCTCTTACCGAAAAAAAGATCAAAGTGAGAAAAAACGCCAAATCACTGTTTAACGGCAATGATAAAGAGATTCCGAATACCTATGTTCCTGGGCGTAATATTTTGTTTTTATCTTTTGCTTTATCGCTCGCGGAAGGCCATGGATATGATTCCATATACATTGGAGTGAATGCTTTAGATTATTCTGGATATCCAGATTGTCGGCCTGAGTTTATCGAATCCTTTCAAAAGATGGCAAATCTCGGGACCAAAAAAGGGGTAAGTGGTATTGGGGATTCCATCCAAATTAGAACACCCCTCCTTCATCTTGGGAAAAAAGAAATTATTGAACTAGGAATCCAAGTAGACGCTCCACTCCACCTAACGCATTCTTGTTATGATCCTGTTGTTGGGAAACCTTGTGGAAAATGTGATTCATGCATTTTAAGAGCAAAGGGATTTTTGGAAGTTGGACTTCCGGATCCAGCCTTAAAAAGCTAA
- the queD gene encoding 6-carboxytetrahydropterin synthase QueD — MEEIELSKTFGFEAAHFLPNVPEGHKCKRMHGHSFRFAVYLKGEIDPHTGWIMDFGELKSIVKPILDEHLDHYVLNDVPGLENPTSENIAVWLWNQLKPKLPLLDKITLYETCTSSCVYRGPKK, encoded by the coding sequence ATGGAAGAGATCGAACTTTCCAAAACCTTTGGTTTTGAAGCCGCCCATTTTTTGCCAAATGTCCCAGAAGGGCACAAATGCAAACGAATGCACGGGCATAGTTTTCGTTTTGCCGTGTATCTAAAGGGTGAAATCGATCCTCATACTGGATGGATTATGGACTTCGGCGAACTGAAGTCTATCGTTAAACCGATCTTAGACGAACATTTGGATCATTATGTGTTAAATGATGTGCCTGGCCTAGAAAATCCCACAAGTGAAAACATTGCTGTTTGGCTTTGGAACCAACTCAAACCAAAACTTCCACTACTCGATAAAATCACTCTCTACGAAACATGTACAAGTTCATGTGTGTATAGAGGGCCAAAAAAATAA
- the purF gene encoding amidophosphoribosyltransferase: MILQSDKPKEECAIFGIYNSKEAANFTYLGLYSMQHRGQESSGIVSTDGSHLYRYANMGLVANIFTQPKIKELIGDSAIGHNRYSTTGASFLRNAQPIRVESHLGPVALAHNGNLVNSWDIRNKLERDGSIFQTTIDSEVIVHLMAKSHKSDLLEALCESLAQVRGAYSLLVLTPRYLIAVRDPNGFRPLVMGKRSDGAIVFASETCAFDITETEYVRDVEPGEMVVIDHTGMRSLYPFPKAKPSLCIFEYIYFARPDSYIFEESVYKVRKSLGRQLARVMPVEADVIIPVPDSANIAALGYSEESGIPYQSGLVRSHYIGRTFIEPDQKIRDFGAKIKYNVVKEVVNGKRVVIIDDSVMRGTTSRKIIKMIRNAGAKEIHFRVSAPPTVAPCYYGIDIPTHKELIASTHTIEEIQKYLRVDSLAYLTLDRMHKAVEGHKGGGFCDACFTSNYPVEFQDHAGNQKSLFTEYATEE; encoded by the coding sequence ATGATTCTCCAATCTGACAAACCAAAAGAAGAATGTGCCATATTCGGCATCTACAATAGCAAGGAAGCTGCTAATTTTACCTACCTAGGTTTGTACTCGATGCAACACCGTGGCCAGGAGTCCAGTGGGATCGTCTCAACCGATGGATCACACTTATACCGGTATGCCAATATGGGTCTTGTGGCAAATATCTTCACTCAACCGAAGATCAAAGAGCTCATCGGGGATTCTGCCATTGGCCACAACCGGTATTCCACAACGGGAGCGAGTTTTCTTCGGAATGCTCAGCCGATCCGCGTGGAATCTCACTTGGGTCCTGTGGCTTTAGCCCATAATGGGAACCTCGTGAACTCCTGGGACATCCGTAACAAACTCGAACGCGATGGTTCCATCTTCCAAACCACTATCGATTCCGAAGTCATTGTCCACTTAATGGCGAAAAGCCATAAATCTGACCTTCTGGAAGCTCTCTGTGAATCTCTCGCACAAGTGCGAGGGGCCTATTCTTTGTTAGTTTTAACTCCAAGATACCTCATTGCCGTTCGAGATCCGAATGGATTTCGCCCTCTTGTGATGGGGAAACGTTCTGATGGAGCAATTGTGTTTGCATCGGAAACCTGTGCGTTTGACATTACCGAAACAGAATACGTTCGGGATGTGGAACCTGGTGAGATGGTAGTGATTGACCATACAGGAATGAGGTCTCTTTATCCATTCCCAAAAGCAAAACCAAGCCTTTGTATTTTTGAATACATCTACTTTGCAAGACCTGATTCGTATATCTTTGAAGAATCTGTTTATAAAGTAAGAAAGTCTCTCGGTCGCCAGCTAGCACGTGTTATGCCGGTAGAAGCCGACGTGATCATCCCTGTTCCCGATTCCGCAAACATTGCGGCTCTTGGCTATAGTGAAGAGTCAGGCATTCCTTACCAAAGTGGTCTTGTTCGTTCTCATTATATTGGTAGAACCTTCATTGAACCAGACCAAAAGATCCGCGACTTTGGTGCCAAAATTAAATACAATGTGGTAAAGGAAGTGGTGAATGGAAAACGTGTTGTCATCATTGACGACTCGGTAATGCGAGGGACCACTAGTCGTAAAATTATCAAAATGATCCGGAATGCTGGTGCTAAAGAAATTCATTTCCGAGTATCTGCTCCGCCAACGGTTGCCCCTTGTTATTATGGAATTGATATTCCAACTCACAAAGAACTTATAGCGTCCACTCACACCATTGAAGAAATTCAAAAGTACCTTCGTGTGGATTCACTTGCCTATTTAACATTAGATAGAATGCATAAGGCTGTGGAAGGGCATAAAGGTGGTGGTTTTTGTGATGCATGTTTTACATCCAATTACCCTGTCGAATTCCAAGACCACGCAGGAAACCAAAAGTCACTATTTACGGAATACGCAACGGAAGAGTGA
- a CDS encoding ribonuclease D yields MQINSNYILVDTAKALDLALINLRQSKIMSIDTESSGYYTYYPKVCLIQINSNGKNYLIDPLKITNLSALGPLFEDPNILKIFHSAQDDIKALKRDFGFKFVNTADTMISSRLLSLEQSSLSFVVEHYHKVTLSKVEQKSNWEIRPLQKQQLKYAALDTAYLESIWLKMEEELKRRTLYEEAKSEFEFIASEDYVAKEGEGFSLGKFPDILNFTPLERRKILELLRYRDEKAKRINKASFRVFNNDRLSQAVKGHPNEEKCVEWFGKKDGTEIFKLLTAEYNDPIDTSELSKRHGEDLNEDENHKFENAKKWRLRIMRARRMEHSLLPSNKQLITILKAAPKDLEELKALHVFSDWKVQNYGPSLLAAIQGLPFDSMINRLVAIRSKEAFVAKRRKKQNQNSKDEG; encoded by the coding sequence ATGCAAATCAATTCCAACTATATTCTCGTCGATACAGCAAAAGCTTTGGATTTGGCCCTGATCAATCTAAGACAGTCCAAAATCATGTCGATTGACACAGAGTCCTCGGGTTATTACACATATTACCCCAAAGTTTGTCTCATTCAGATCAATTCCAATGGCAAAAACTACCTCATTGACCCACTAAAGATCACAAATTTGTCAGCTTTGGGTCCTTTGTTTGAAGATCCCAATATTCTGAAAATCTTCCATTCGGCACAAGATGACATCAAAGCCCTCAAAAGAGACTTTGGGTTCAAATTTGTGAACACAGCAGATACAATGATCAGTTCTCGTTTATTGTCTTTAGAACAAAGTTCGTTATCTTTTGTCGTGGAACATTACCACAAAGTGACTCTCTCCAAAGTGGAACAAAAGTCCAATTGGGAAATTCGTCCCTTACAAAAACAACAACTCAAATACGCTGCCCTCGACACAGCGTACTTAGAATCCATTTGGTTAAAAATGGAAGAGGAACTCAAACGAAGGACATTATACGAAGAAGCAAAGTCAGAATTTGAATTCATTGCTTCTGAAGATTACGTGGCAAAGGAAGGAGAAGGATTTTCTCTTGGAAAATTTCCAGACATCCTTAACTTCACTCCGCTGGAACGAAGGAAAATTTTAGAACTCCTTCGTTACCGAGATGAAAAAGCAAAACGGATCAATAAAGCAAGTTTTCGTGTGTTTAATAATGACCGATTATCACAAGCGGTTAAGGGACATCCGAACGAAGAAAAATGTGTGGAATGGTTTGGAAAAAAAGACGGAACCGAAATTTTCAAACTTTTGACTGCTGAATACAATGATCCTATTGATACTTCTGAACTTTCGAAACGTCATGGCGAAGACTTAAACGAAGACGAAAACCATAAATTCGAAAATGCTAAAAAATGGCGTCTCCGCATTATGCGCGCTAGACGAATGGAACATTCACTTCTTCCATCGAATAAACAATTGATCACAATTCTAAAAGCAGCTCCTAAAGATTTAGAAGAATTAAAAGCCCTCCATGTGTTTTCCGATTGGAAAGTACAAAACTATGGCCCAAGTTTACTCGCTGCCATCCAAGGACTTCCTTTTGATTCGATGATCAACCGTTTGGTGGCGATTCGTTCCAAAGAAGCATTTGTTGCCAAACGTAGGAAAAAACAAAACCAAAACTCGAAAGACGAGGGTTGA
- a CDS encoding NUDIX hydrolase: MLPYKSFVEKLSRDFDQIPETSEIKSGVIFPLFGSNTIAEGIILTERAKHLKSHPGQISFPGGVMETSDPNLLVTALREWEEEMGVKQTTLDVLGKLEGLHTRTGFHITPFLAKYNGDFSFSKNVDEVERVILLPFSELWTKPFYAIEIPNREPKHFAYYFDLPDGLLWGATCEMILRFLKDHSSFDRTPKLVKPNLAKPPFLDPKSL; encoded by the coding sequence ATGTTACCCTACAAGTCCTTTGTCGAAAAACTTTCAAGGGACTTTGATCAGATCCCAGAGACATCGGAAATTAAATCCGGTGTCATTTTCCCCTTGTTTGGTTCTAACACAATTGCCGAAGGGATTATCCTCACAGAACGCGCCAAACACCTAAAATCCCACCCTGGGCAAATTTCCTTTCCAGGTGGAGTGATGGAAACATCAGACCCCAATCTACTTGTCACTGCCCTTCGGGAATGGGAAGAAGAGATGGGTGTTAAACAAACCACTCTTGATGTACTCGGCAAATTGGAAGGACTCCATACTCGAACGGGGTTTCACATCACTCCCTTTTTAGCGAAATACAATGGGGATTTTTCTTTTTCCAAAAATGTTGATGAGGTGGAACGAGTGATCCTGCTTCCATTTTCTGAACTTTGGACAAAACCTTTTTATGCAATTGAGATTCCCAATCGAGAACCAAAACATTTTGCGTATTATTTTGATTTGCCAGATGGACTTTTATGGGGAGCTACTTGTGAAATGATCCTTCGTTTTTTGAAAGACCATTCTTCCTTTGATCGAACACCCAAATTGGTCAAACCTAACCTGGCAAAACCACCTTTTTTAGATCCCAAATCCCTCTAA
- a CDS encoding vWA domain-containing protein has translation MSEKWDGKTRMAVAKEKLIQVLSGLPKDASVGLVAYGNRIAGCQSARLYHPIQRGGANVVSQKLATIVPAGSTPIAQTLQVVGEYLLNDQIETEIIFISDGVESCEGDPKSVLYNWRQSGKKFRLQILGIDIDPRGEEDLKRLSILGEGNYFPLKGPEDYDRSFQKIFSHLQTPETNGNFTNIPFTPPIDSSLPTTPNTGRIQIVNILPYEDGSENGYIVNYEYSATNPTEYMIQFYLYPADEKRRSFPIPPLRERRMGDLVSQKIELKLGKEGKGKFVIPLPPGKRMKSSLELWDMTAVPKIIALSEEKPIHDNSNFDRNEK, from the coding sequence ATGTCTGAAAAATGGGATGGCAAAACACGAATGGCGGTCGCCAAAGAAAAACTCATTCAAGTCTTAAGTGGACTGCCTAAAGATGCAAGTGTTGGTCTTGTGGCGTATGGAAACCGAATTGCAGGTTGCCAATCTGCAAGATTGTATCACCCCATCCAAAGAGGAGGAGCAAATGTCGTTAGCCAAAAACTCGCTACAATTGTCCCTGCAGGGTCTACTCCCATTGCCCAAACCTTACAAGTCGTAGGCGAATACTTATTAAATGACCAAATTGAAACTGAAATTATTTTTATCTCCGATGGAGTTGAAAGTTGTGAAGGAGATCCAAAATCTGTTTTGTACAATTGGCGCCAGTCAGGAAAAAAATTTCGTCTCCAGATCCTTGGAATTGACATTGATCCGAGAGGTGAAGAAGATTTAAAACGCCTATCCATTTTAGGAGAAGGAAATTATTTTCCGTTAAAAGGACCAGAAGACTACGACCGTTCTTTCCAAAAGATATTTTCCCATTTGCAAACCCCAGAAACAAATGGAAACTTCACAAATATTCCTTTCACACCACCAATTGATTCCTCACTCCCAACCACTCCCAACACTGGTAGAATTCAAATCGTCAATATTTTACCGTACGAAGATGGATCCGAAAATGGGTATATCGTAAATTATGAATATTCTGCAACCAACCCTACCGAATACATGATCCAATTTTACCTCTATCCTGCGGATGAAAAACGCAGGAGTTTTCCCATCCCTCCCCTTCGGGAAAGGAGAATGGGAGACCTCGTTAGCCAAAAAATTGAATTGAAATTGGGAAAAGAAGGAAAAGGAAAATTTGTGATCCCCTTACCTCCTGGAAAACGAATGAAATCATCCCTCGAACTCTGGGATATGACAGCGGTACCCAAAATTATTGCCCTTTCGGAAGAAAAACCCATTCACGATAACTCCAATTTTGACCGAAATGAAAAGTAA